In one Carassius carassius chromosome 14, fCarCar2.1, whole genome shotgun sequence genomic region, the following are encoded:
- the si:ch211-250c4.5 gene encoding coiled-coil domain-containing protein 110 has protein sequence MDPDIKQTRRCVHKCKLDSIQDTQQDWDRPAPDKLDTHQPEAIRSEMQSNDKELLFSRWKKGKQLAAKSQHAAVDTIENRFLKVRQSLLRNTNENVSQDFNEQAIESLQTILAGADLLQKEEATMSVLGSKYDFHMDHKALHLPFGYFIESNSTRSVERSSNPSKAVLKEISKGRERSRADKSPSLKSKHLDFFEIVKEQLQQKDLENQHLVHLLLVKRQELKDMKEMSKQKEKETQLITEKLKCEEKKNTEITTRFEQISEDLKKELAEAKSNNKTSMKQLKALMEKYERLKTRANTMKDQLNVELSEKKSCQKSLRKLQQMSQELLTKQKLLEEQRDVADRNLALCKETLQVMDAEHKKNISIHQRLEEEISATRSESANLREHLRKAQEKNKELMQAARSKESDNKNNVKEFQEMIEKLNAELENCKTERDQALQQVETVKYESKLIHNKQRVEILQLQEQQKACLQQSDGLRRECETLMQMVSKLKRDNQVLTEKLESVHKEKMASTKEGARLKEAIRLLEREREVLLAEMEDLRKDYLGLSDKITQKMVHMDAADPPMTITDIITSHQRDAQKFSHTDDGMIPDDVIRDIRRKLEEENQQK, from the coding sequence ATGGACCCGGACATTAAACAGACTAGAAGATGTGTGCACAAGTGTAAACTTGACAGCATTCAAGACACGCAGCAGGACTGGGACAGACCAGCTCCTGATAAATTGGACACCCATCAGCCAGAAGCCATCAGAAGTGAAATGCAATCAAATGACAAAGAGCTGCTTTTTAGTCGATGGAAGAAAGGAAAACAACTCGCTGCTAAATCCCAGCATGCTGCAGTGGATACAATAGAAAACAGGTTCTTGAAAGTGCGACAGAGTTTACTGCGAAACACCAATGAAAATGTCAGTCAAGATTTTAATGAGCAGGCAATTGAATCCCTGCAAACAATTCTAGCAGGAGCAGATCTGCTTCAAAAAGAAGAGGCTACGATGAGTGTCCTCGGGTCAAAATATGATTTCCATATGGATCATAAAGCCTTACATCTGCCCTTTGGTTACTTTATCGAGTCCAATTCAACAAGATCTGTTGAACGTTCCTCAAACCCATCCAAAGCCGTTTTGAAGGAAATATCAAAGGGCAGAGAAAGAAGCAGAGCTGACAAAAGTCCATCTTTGAAGAGTAAACATCTTGACTTCTTTGAAATCGTGAAGGAACAACTCCAGCAGAAGGACTTGGAGAATCAGCATCTTGTCCATTTGTTGTTGGTCAAGCGACAAGAACTGAAAGATATGAAAGAGATGTCCAAGCAAAAAGAGAAGGAAACCCAACTCATCACTGAAAAGCTTAAGTGTgaggaaaagaaaaacacagaaatCACCACCAGGTTTGAGCAAATCTCTGAAGATTTAAAGAAGGAACTCGCTGAAGCCAAAAGTAACAACAAAACATCTATGAAGCAGCTTAAAGCACTGATGGAGAAATACGAGCGCCTCAAAACACGCGCTAACACCATGAAGGACCAACTCAACGTGGAGCTCAGTGAGAAAAAGAGCTGTCAGAAATCACTGAGGAAGCTCCAGCAGATGTCTCAGGAGCTGCTGACCAAGCAGAAACTTCTGGAGGAGCAAAGAGATGTAGCAGATCGAAATCTGGCATTGTGTAAAGAGACACTGCAGGTGATGGACGCCGAACACAAGAAGAACATCAGCATTCATCAGAGACTCGAGGAGGAGATATCAGCCACGAGAAGTGAATCTGCAAACCTCAGAGAACATTTACGTAAAGCTCAGGAGAAGAACAAGGAGCTCATGCAGGCGGCTCGTTCCAAAGAGTCTGACAATAAGAACAATGTGAAGGAATTTCAGGAGATGATTGAAAAACTGAATGCAGAGTTGGAAAACTGCAAAACAGAGAGAGACCAAGCACTTCAACAGGTGGAGACTGTGAAATATGAATCCAAACTGATTCACAATAAGCAGAGAGTGGAGATACTTCAGCTGCAGGAGCAGCAGAAAGCCTGTCTGCAGCAGTCTGACGGTTTGAGAAGAGAGTGCGAGACCTTGATGCAGATGGTCAGTAAACTCAAGAGAGACAATCAAGTCTTGACAGAGAAGTTGGAGAGCGTTCATAAAGAAAAGATGGCAAGCACGAAGGAGGGAGCACGACTCAAAGAGGCCATCCGACtgctggagcgagagagagaggtgctGTTAGCGGAGATGGAGGACTTGCGAAAGGATTACCTCGGCCTCAGCGACAAGATCACACAAAAAATGGTACACATGGATGCAGCTGATCCTCCCATGACCATCACTGACATCATTACAAGCCATCAGAGAGACGCTCAGAAGTTCTCACACACCGATGATGGAATGATTCCTGATGATG